The Alnus glutinosa chromosome 8, dhAlnGlut1.1, whole genome shotgun sequence DNA segment AATTCTCATATATACTAAGCCCACGCCCTATGGTGAAAGTGTTACATTTTATATCTCATACAATTTTGCAATTAAAGGTAGTTTACCCATTGTGTTGACATCATTTGGGAAAGCAATTAATCAAGATAATTAAGAGCCAAATACctttatatatacatgttaATACTACTTATTTTTGGTAATTAAGTTGAATATGATGCAAAAGGTGTGGGCTTAATTTAAATGGCTAGTTTCTAAATACCACGTCaaatgttaaaattttatttggatTTCCACCAATAgacctttcttttatttctttaacaagtaagaaaaaaacaagaaaattcaaAAGCTTTTACTCTCATTCCTCTTCAATAGATAAAATGTAATTTCagagaaaaataatgaaaaataacaaaaggccTCCAATCTCATCCTTTACACAATTACACCACAAACAAAAACTAGTTAATagcttcactttttttttttttttaaataataattgtagCTAAATTAATTGTTAAGAGTAATAAGCTTGGAGATCGAGTAATTGGATGACAAAATTATTAGCAGTGAATCATTTGCTACCCCCCtcctctcaagtctcaaccaTAATGTTGGGCTCATGACTACTTAGAATTTACTTGGTTCTAAACTTCTAATTAATGTGGTAGTTTGGAAGGTCTGTTGAGGTTAAAATCGAGAAAAATGTGTCgcattgcaaaaaataataaaatttattactcGTTTGGTAACGATTTTGAAAACActttttttgtgaaaaacttttttaaaaaaaaaaaaaatcattaacaaacaatttaaaacataaaatatttttcaaaacacaaagcaCTTTTTAAATATGGACTCCAGCAAAACACACTTACTTTTATATCTCATCAAAACAATTTACAAAATCATTATCAAACCTACCCCTTGTATTTTCTTTATTGTATACAATATGTTATAAAGAatttaaaagtaaaagataGTCACTAACaatccacaatttttttttattttattattattattttttttttctattcaatatgGGGAACAAGGGTTCCAAGGAAGCAAAAACCAAGTAAAAGTGGAGGTGGCTCCCCAAAAATaggccccccaaaaaaaagtgtttgaaaTATATAAGTATAGTTAACAATTATGaaatgagccaaaaaaaaaaaaatggtcatgTCCTAtgtataatatgtatatatcttGAGGTAAAAGCTAAGAAATGGGCCGCGCAAGGCAAATTCTGAAGTAGGCATGCTTGAGGTCTTATGCCCAGGCAATCGTTACAGCTCTAGGCTCATATGGTGACTGCCCCGGAAGCTATGAAAGTTTAATTTTGTTGAACTCTTTTCAGTCTCGGAGTGTTAATTTTGTTAGGCGAGAGTGAAATGTATAGCTGCCCATCAACTGGCACGCATGGCTGTACACCAGCAATTCCATTAGGTTTAGGTTGAGTCCTTCCCATGCAGGCTCATGAACCTCGGCTATTGTACGTGTTGACCAAGAGATTTTTTCCTAATGATACATGAAAGTCGAGAcagatttaataaaataaaataaataaacaaataaataaataaataaactaaaaagaacaaacaaagaGACTGTTTACTCATATAACAATTAAAActacaaaaccaaaaacaaaagccaaaaactaaaaacaatttgAGATTAAAAGTGTCCTACATAAATTTGATACTATATATACTTTGATTGCTTTGGTATTAAACTATGAGATGGGCCATCGGCAAGGGACAGACGGTCTGCACTAATCTCCTGAAGTTAGCTTTTGACCTGTAAATTAAACTCCATTATTTCAGTCATCTTCTTTCCACGTGCTCCATGTGTAGTACAATACATGCACCTTCGTATGACTTTATAGTCGCCAAAATATTATTGAATACTGCTTCTTCAAAAAGTTAAGctcataaaaaaatagttatttaatttatatttaacaGTAATTAATATTGATACGTCATAATATATAGgcaattatttatgctaagaaaaaaaaaaatcagtttaatATAGTTTGTGCAAAGAAAAAATGTTTGAGGTACTATGTTATGTATAATCATTTTATAAATTCATGtgacaatttatattttatgaaaataagtgacTAATGTAGTCCGCCCCTAAGGCTTGGAGGGTTCTGggccttgtttggcaacccGTTCCCCACATATTAGAGGGAAATTTTTTGAGTGGTcgtaaaaagtgattaatgtgatatagagtataattaatttatatggaaaagtgagaagagaaaaaaattaataaaaaattgtttatatgatataaaaagtgaaaaagttaaaatgttttaaagttgatgttttttttaaagaagtgacaaaaataataattaaaaaaaaaaaaaaaaaaaaaaaaaaaaagagagagaaggggaggggaggggggttGCCTAAGAGGGCCCTGGCcctccaaattttcaaaaaagtcataaattttttaaaatttattccaaattgTAAGTAATTTTATAACAATAGACCTcccaaaattaatttatatcttcaaaaattttattgttttagttttagagcccccaaaatcatttttctagtTTTCCTGGTAATAAGTGTCACATTTACTGATACGTTTGTTTGTAAATGTGGTAAATGTTATGTAGACTGTCAGTTTAACGATGATTAGTATGATAAGTATTACGTGGATGttggtttgtaagaaatattattattattattttttaaatcataagacattgttataaaaattgtaatattccTTACAATTGGATGGAGAAGAGATTCATGGTTCATGTACGTTGCAAAACTCAAACACCTTGCTGGCATTAATTTAGACGTATCAACCCGTGTGAATGACACTGAAAAAGAAAGGCAAACTCGCGACCACctaatctaaaataaaatttctatttttctctctatttaaattttacttttagaaTGCCTCTGAATTGAAGCGAAAATGTATGATTTAAagatgatttatcataaattatCATCTTGAACGagatatcattttttttccactaaaaaaaataaaaaattacacgaggtttaaaaaaaatgggattgTTCTTCAAAcatcatttttcttcaaatttagaagaAACACACCTTAAAACTAAATCAcccttttcatattttattttattcatttttctctctttaagCTTAATAAAATACTTTCCTACTCTATCGTCTCTCCCAAAAGCTTTAAAAGCTTGAATATTTTAGTAGAATGAAAAATGaagtagagaaaaaataaaataaaaataagatgtaCAATGTCTTTTAAAAATGATTCTTTGAAGAgcaacatttttatcttataattatccTACAATATTGATCGAggtttaaattttaatcaatcattgttaaaaaaaaattaaaaaagtacaaATCTTAGTTGGGAGCATATagttgtgaaataaaattatatatataacatcattcttttttcttttttctttttttaaaaaaagtgagattattcttcaaaatttgaaagattTGGTATATAAGATCACTCTTTttaactattttcttttattttttaaatatatgtttGGAAACTCTTTACACCTAACTCAAATGTTTTCAAcctaactcaattttttttttcaacccaactaaaaaataaatatttaaaaacaaaaaaattagaaaaacgaAAATCGAAgagaaaaaaccttttttttttttgttggcaattttgaaaacaataataaaaaaaaagaatacaaaacaataatcataataatttaaaaaaaaaaaaaaaaaatctcacatgAATGCTCTTTAAAATGGAAGACTGGTGACTGGTGAGAGTCACGACGTGTGTCTTGAGCTGAAATATGTggagggacaaaaaaaattattacaaagaTGTTAGTATGGAAATTGGCAAACGTACAAATGGGTGTCAGAGGACTTGGAACAGGAGAGGAGTTTGTTAATGTCGGTCAAGTAATTTAATACATTATATTCATCGACACTGTTGTTGGGTCTTCTACTCTCCTCAATTCCACGCACCTCCACCTTCTCTGCAACTACATTTGAGAGAGACATATAGACAGACAGACAGATAGACCGACACACCCGAAcatcctagagagagagagagagcgagccaTATTCTGTGTCCAGAGCTGTGAGTTTGTGAAGAAAGGGGTTTACTTTGATCTGAATCAGGGTCAATTGGGTTAGTTGACTTGGGATTTGAGATGGGTTTtggtttaatttagtttttgattgggtaaaaagagaagagaagaagagagcaCGATGGCTTGGAAGAGCAGAGGAGTAGAGCCAGCTTCGAAGAGTGTGGTGTCTCGGAGATGGACTCTACTGCTTTGTATTGGATGCTTCTGTGCTGGGATGCTCTTCTCTGATAGGTAGTATTGTTTCTCATATTTACTTTCTGATTTGAATTTCCAATTTAATATGTAACTTTGTTTTCGATTACTAGCTTGTATGTGCAGTTTGGCGAAGTAGGTAGCTTTGTTTgtctccaaattttttaaattttttggttttaggGAATTCTGATGATGGGTTTTGATGGCTCTTTAGGATAATGTGCATCAATGATTGGTTTGGCAGTAGTTTGTAAAGGATTGATGTGGTGATGAGAGTTTCTGAACTTAGATGTAGtggttttttgtaatttaagatTATCTTTATCTAGTGTTTATGCTGGGGAGCGATTCAGAAAAGTACAATTAGTACACGAAGCTTGTTCCGTTGTTGAAATTACGGTAGGTCTGTTTTGTTAATTCCAATTTTAGGAATGGGATAGATCTGAATTTAGTATCCGAATCGAGTTACTTTTAAGTTTTACTTGTTTTTGCCATTGCTGGTGCTTGAATTCAGATATTACGGTCATCAACGAGAGTCAGTTGAAGTTTGTGTCGCCTATGTCACTTGTCTGAATACTCTGCCTTCGTCTTCTCACTTGCTTTTTGTTAGTATGAAGCTATGTGATTGGGGCTAGCTGTTATTGAACCAGCTCCCCATCCCCGCTCTACTCTTATTTTCACTTTCCCACAGTCCCACTTTATTTTGATTAAGGTCTTGTAGGAACCTAATGCTGAAAGAGACCCCATTGATATTCTGAAGCATAAGGGCTGATGGAATACATTGAATTGAACTTTTAGACGCTCAATTCTTAATTGTTGGTACAAAACATAAAGCAGCTGGTTCAGGAGCATGGCCTGCAATAAGGGCTCATAGTcattatgaataaaaaatggCTGGGGGGTATGTTAACGAAATTGTATGCTACTAGATGAGTATCATCTTTACATAATACCTCTATGCTCAGTAGTCAATGCCTTTATTGGTGTTCTTATGGCTTGTCTGGCAGACCTTTACCGGCTGATTGGGTTGTCTTCCATAAAGTGGAACTCAGGATATAAGTTTCTGTTTAGTGCATATCAAAACAACCCAGATAAGAGTGATTAAAGACATCACTTTGATTCTAATGCACTAATTATTAGAACATATTATGATCATGATTGGTGACCAACATCCTTCACTATTGTCTATCTCCTAACATTTCAGAATTTTCTAAGTATATACTTTCTTTACGAACTTTGTTACCCACTGAATACATGTTAATGGAAGTGACAAAGTTGTTTTCGTAGATTGGGGTTGCATGTGTAAAGGTAGTAGAGAATTTGTGGATCACCTGTTGCTTCATTGCTCTTTCACGGGCGAATTATCATATGTTGTCTTTGTTGCTATTCAATTGGTAATGCCAAAGATGGTGATAGATGTGCACTTTAGTTGGCAAGGGTTTGATAAGTATAAAAATAGCTTCCTTTGGAAGGGTGCTTCACTTGAATTTCTTTTCATATCAATAGAATCATTGTTGCTCATAAAAACATTATTAGGTTTTACATTGTAATTTATTTCCGTATGTATTCTAACAATAATTAAGATATGCTGGTTACAGAATGTGGACAGTGCCTGAAGTTAAAGGTATATCAAGGACAACAAAGATTGAAGATGAAAAGCTAAATTTAGTTTCAGAGGGTTGTGATTCAACAACTGTGAGTATATTTGTTTGAAACTTTTTTGTTACTATCTATTGAGGTAATAACAACTAAAAAGTTATAAATATGTCTtttctgttatttatttatttttacttttattttttaaaagctttttAGCACCTTCACCAAAAGGTTTTTGGCTTATTAACATGTTGGTGGTGTTTGGTTTTCATTAGAAGGATGTAAAGCGTGACTCCGAAAACATTCTAGGGGAAGTTTCAAAGACTCACAATGCTATACAGTAAGTATATTGATTTTTGAAGCTTCTTATATCGAGATTTCTATGGAACATTGAAAGGCTAATCTTTGGCTGTGTACAAAATGCAGTGCATTGgataaaacaatttcaaatttgGAGATGGAATTAGCTGCTGCAAGAGCTACACAGGAATCTATACTCAACGGTTCTCCCATAGCAGAAGATCATAAAATTTCCGAATTAAGTGGGAAAAGAAAATACTTGATGGTTGTAGGGATCAATACTGCTTTTAGCAGCCGCAAGCGAAGAGATTCAGTTCGTGCTACTTGGATGCCTCAAGGTATGTGGATTGGTTACCCACATCTTTATTAgtctttgttttctgtttttccaattttttattgaattttggtCAACTGTGACTTCCTTTTTAATATGAAAAACAGGtgataaaagaaagaagcttGAGGAAGAGAAGGGAATTGTAATTCGGTTTGTAATAGGTCACAGGTGGGTACTTTATCAATTGTAAAGCTTGTATTCTTTATTAAGTTCATGAACTTTATGGtcttttgatgaagaagatcaTCGAACTTGATTCTTTGTCTTGCCACTATCTCAATCATGGCATAGATGCAGTCTCCTATAATCTCTCTTGGCAAAGAAAAAAGTACTTGGacaagaaatgatttttttttcaagtttctgTCATACATTCACACGTCATCTGGGGAATATCCTTACTTTCTAGTAGTTAATTTTACCGAAAGTTTTTCTGTTTATACAAGTTAATAAACTCAACTTCGCAAAGAACCTAAATAAGCCTTTTTGGTATAGCACAGCGACTGTCCTTTGGTGCTTAATCGAGCAAGGAAGCATTTTCAATTGAGTCACTGGATTCATTTTGAGGAAAAGGACTTGTTTCCAGGATGATGAGATCCAAGGGTTGGGAATTTGGTCATGAATTTCTGGAGTTGTAAAGGACACTAACAATATACATTGCCAATTTTGTAATCTAATTAAAAATCTTATGCTTTCAGTCTCTGACTGATTAAAAGGTATGTGAAAGATCTATTGATCTAATGCAAAATTTCTAAAGATCAAATGATTAGTGAAGTTCAAATAATTAGATAAATTGGTACTATTCTTTACAGTATATTTTAAGCACTAAGAAAATAAGATGCTTAACTAGATGTGAAATGAAATATGGGGAAGCAACAGGTTTTAGCATTAAGATGTGTGAGAAAGACCAATTCCTTATGTTTGAACGCCAGAGGTCCTTCGCAAGATTGAACTTGAGATCTAAGCCAATCCCACCTCTCCATTTACCACTTGAGTTAAAGCCCAAaggattttaaaaatttactgTTAGAGATACAAACTGATCTCTTAGACATATATAACTTTGTATTGATTTATTAAAACACATTATCCCTATTTTAGTCCTTGATTTTCCCATTGTGTCAGGAAAACTTATCAAGTAGACACACCAGACATCTTTTGGGCTCTAACATTAGTGTCATAGGTCATTATATACGTGTTTATcagtgtttgtgtttgtgtctGCACTCCCTTCCTCAGAGGAAGGAGTTATTGAGtctagaaaaatattatttcttttttgctcTTTATATCTAATATCTCATTTTTTAACACCCCTATGTCAGACCATTGGTTGTATGGTCACATGTACTCGCATGATGTATCTCCTATTGTTTACATAAGTATTGATTCGTATATAGCACTCTACATTTTTGAAACTCTTGATATTTTATTGGATTGTAAACCCTCAGTTCCACATTAGGaggatgagtagcccacatagaatgggtggattataaagacactcatgggtgttaagctCCATATTGATTCTTTATTAGGTgagactgagctttataagtgattttaggaaAACTTAAAATTGACTAGTcgttttggagtgatagcgtaGATATGGCTAATGTTTTCCTTAGGTtgttataaatggtatcagaggAACCTAGTAACACCATGTGGTGCTGAGGCACTGTATGAAGTGGCCCTGACAAGAACATCAAAGATTTAAGGAGGGAAGATTGTAACATCTCAGTCCCACATTAGGAAGATGAGTAGCTCACATACAGTGGGTGATTATAAAGACACTCATTGGTACCAAGTTTGGTTCCTTATTCGGTGagactaggctttataagtaattctatgAAAGATTCAAATTGATTAGTTCTTTtagagtgatagcgcagatgtggctagcgtttttcaTAGATTGTTACGTGTATGGAGTTTGATTATTATCCCTCTCTTTGTCTATTCTATTGCCAGTGCTACATCAGGCGGTATCCTTGATAGAGCTGTTGAAGCTGAGGACAAAAAGCATGGGGATCTCTTGAGGCTGGTAGTGattttctctttgttcttttcAACTATCCATGCTGATCTTTTATTTGACACTAAAATCTTCAGTTTGTGTTGACCTTAAGAAACAGCTAATTGCACTGTTTTGTCTTTATAAATTTCATGGGAACAGGACCATGTTGAAGGTTACCTTGAATTGTCAGCCAAGACGAAGACATACTTTGCAACTGCTGTTGCTTTGTGGGATGCGGATTTCTATGTCAAAGTTGATGATGATGTACATGTAAATATAGGTAAAGATGTAATGTATTTACCAACCTTGACTCATGCTGTGTGCATGTAGaagtttaaattaaatatttatttacacagtggttttttttttttctgaataaaTCTTGAGTAAAAAATTGTTCATGTAATTCTGCAAATCAAAGCTTCTCTCTGTAGTTTGTATCCATAAAAGTAGCCACACATTAAAGCTTTACAGTCTTTTTGGGATGACTATAATGTGATGCAAAGCAGTGTCTTTACATGGACATAATTACAAGAAACACTTTGTTGGTTTGCTGCAATAGAAACCAAAAATGACTCATCAAAGTTTATAATCGGCATAGTCTAATTCTTCTTCCtcagaatggaattcaaatgtGAAGTTTGTTTAAGAGGCTGCTAGATGTTGATGTCCTTATGGGTTGATTATGTTCCAGTTGCCATGGAAAAATCATGTTTTTGTCTTTGACGATGTTATCTTACATTGAATCATGTTTTCGCAGCAACACTTGGAGCAACTTTGGCTAGACACCGGTCAAAGCCCAGGGTGTACATTGGATGCATGAAATCTGGTCCAGTCCTTGCTCAAAAGTAAGCCGATCTTGAAGTTTGTTCAATAGGTAGACATTTAGAAATTATAACACTTCTTCCTGTTGTTCTTTATCAACAGGGGAGTAAGATACCATGAACCTGAGTATTGGAAATTTGGCGAGGAAGGAAACAAGTATTTCCGTCATGCTACAGGGCAGCTATATgctatttcaaaaaatttggcTACTTATATATCAATCAACCAGTAAGTTCCCATGTCTTATTATGAAGGAAAGTTGCTAATATTTTTTCCCAAAGTTCATCTACACTAACTCGTTTCTCTTGAAACGGTAATCAAATAGGCACGTGCTACACAAGTATGCTAATGAGGATGTTTCCTTGGGTTCATGGTTCCTTGGATTGGATGCAGAGCATATTGATGACCGGAGATTATGTTGCGGTACACCACCTGGTAATTTCATAAATTTAGCCATCTATGGGTCTGCACGTGTTTGGTGTTACTAAGGTTTCTGTGACAAttattttggtttgttttcaaaaacaaatgaaGGTAATCAAGCATCTGACTTACATAGACTGCTACAGTTTCTGGTCACAGTGGATCATTTACTAAGCAGCTCTATCATCATGTCTTTTACTTCCCTAATTTCCCATCAGTGACCAATATATTTTCCCCGTAACGTCCCCAGAGGTTTATTAGAATTGCCATTGAATAAGCACAATAGGGGAATACTGAGACACCTCAGTGCGTTTAGTTAGAAGAGTGCAGCACATTAAATGATGTGGCATGCCATAATTGGGATAAATTGGATAAACTCCTGGAATGCATGTTACTACAATGCAGCCTGCCACATCCTACACATTAGTTGTTCCACGCTCGGAAGAGACCCACTGTATGGGAACATTAGAGAAACTGTACTGTCCATTCATATCCTCATGTGATTAAGAGAATAAATGTCCTACATGAAAGCATAGATCAGTACTTAATAAATAGAACTGACTGTCACGTTTTTTAAGACTAGGTTCTTAGGCACCCCTATTCTGGTACAGCATTAGGTTGATTATAAACCCTGTACAACCATGTCAGATACGACTTAACTAGTGGCCTTTTGTAGGAACCAGGATTCCCTA contains these protein-coding regions:
- the LOC133875315 gene encoding probable beta-1,3-galactosyltransferase 3 produces the protein MAWKSRGVEPASKSVVSRRWTLLLCIGCFCAGMLFSDRMWTVPEVKGISRTTKIEDEKLNLVSEGCDSTTKDVKRDSENILGEVSKTHNAIHALDKTISNLEMELAAARATQESILNGSPIAEDHKISELSGKRKYLMVVGINTAFSSRKRRDSVRATWMPQGDKRKKLEEEKGIVIRFVIGHSATSGGILDRAVEAEDKKHGDLLRLDHVEGYLELSAKTKTYFATAVALWDADFYVKVDDDVHVNIATLGATLARHRSKPRVYIGCMKSGPVLAQKGVRYHEPEYWKFGEEGNKYFRHATGQLYAISKNLATYISINQHVLHKYANEDVSLGSWFLGLDAEHIDDRRLCCGTPPDCEWKAQAGNVCVASFDWTCSGICKSAERIKEVHRRCGEGENALWTAEF